The Streptomyces sp. Je 1-332 genome has a window encoding:
- the rsmD gene encoding 16S rRNA (guanine(966)-N(2))-methyltransferase RsmD, giving the protein MTRVIAGVAGGRRLAVPPGNGTRPTTDRAREGLFSTWQALQGTLDGARVLDLYAGSGAIGLEALSRGAGHALLVEADARAVRTVRENVKSIGLPGAEVRAGKATQIIQSGAPTTPYDLVFLDPPYVDTDDDLREILLTLRAGGWLTDDALVTVERSTRGGEFGWPDGFEALRSRRYGESTFWYGRAASTCDDSVIAP; this is encoded by the coding sequence CGGCACACGGCCCACGACCGACCGCGCACGCGAGGGCCTGTTCTCCACCTGGCAGGCCCTGCAGGGCACGCTGGACGGCGCACGCGTCCTCGACCTGTACGCCGGATCCGGTGCCATCGGTCTCGAAGCGCTCTCGCGCGGGGCGGGCCACGCCCTGCTCGTCGAGGCCGACGCCCGCGCGGTGCGCACCGTCCGGGAGAACGTGAAGTCGATCGGTCTGCCCGGCGCCGAGGTCAGGGCGGGCAAAGCGACCCAGATCATCCAGAGCGGCGCCCCCACGACCCCGTACGACCTGGTCTTCCTCGATCCTCCGTACGTCGACACCGATGACGATCTTCGCGAGATCCTGCTCACACTCCGCGCCGGGGGCTGGCTCACGGACGATGCGCTCGTCACCGTTGAACGTAGTACCAGAGGCGGAGAATTCGGCTGGCCCGACGGCTTCGAAGCACTGAGGTCCCGTCGCTACGGCGAAAGCACGTTTTGGTACGGTCGCGCCGCCTCTACGTGCGACGACTCAGTGATCGCGCCATGA
- a CDS encoding cell division initiation protein: MDVQKKIDEIVDAVGSARSMPMSASCVVNRADLLSMLEEVRQALPGSLAQAQELIGGREQLVEQARQEADRIIETAHAERGSLISDTEVARSSQGEAERILAEARQAADEVRVEADDYVDSKLANFEVVLTKTLGSVGRGREKLLGTGPGLDEQGYEDEDAPQRSHDPETLRRDADAYVDAKLGAFEAVLAKTLEAVGRGRQTLHGRAPADDLAGLAEGLGSQAHTTDAEYLAGLTDPTAPTAPAPAAVPQPPQAPPQIPAQQPYAPPQQEPDPYAYQQQDQYAYQQQYAQQDPYGYQQQDPYGYPQQGYDQTQQQGYAEPQQQHHQAPGVLDETSLFDTGMITAEQLRQYEQGR; this comes from the coding sequence GTGGACGTGCAGAAGAAGATCGACGAGATCGTCGACGCGGTCGGCAGTGCCCGGTCCATGCCGATGTCGGCCTCGTGCGTGGTCAACCGCGCCGATCTCCTGTCGATGCTCGAAGAGGTGCGCCAGGCGCTGCCCGGCTCCCTCGCGCAGGCCCAGGAGCTCATCGGCGGCCGCGAGCAGCTGGTCGAGCAGGCCCGCCAGGAGGCGGACCGCATCATCGAGACGGCGCACGCCGAGCGCGGCTCGCTGATCTCCGACACGGAGGTCGCCCGCAGCTCCCAGGGCGAGGCCGAACGCATCCTCGCCGAGGCCCGGCAGGCCGCCGACGAGGTCCGCGTCGAGGCCGACGACTACGTGGACAGCAAGCTGGCCAACTTCGAGGTCGTCCTCACCAAGACCCTCGGCTCGGTCGGCCGAGGCCGCGAGAAGCTCCTCGGCACGGGCCCCGGCCTCGACGAGCAGGGTTACGAGGACGAGGACGCCCCGCAGCGCAGCCACGACCCCGAGACGCTGCGCCGGGACGCGGACGCGTACGTCGACGCCAAGCTCGGCGCCTTCGAAGCCGTCCTCGCCAAGACCCTGGAGGCGGTCGGCCGCGGCCGCCAGACCCTGCACGGCCGTGCGCCCGCCGACGACCTCGCGGGCCTCGCCGAGGGCCTCGGATCCCAGGCGCACACCACGGACGCCGAGTACCTCGCGGGCCTCACCGACCCCACGGCGCCCACGGCTCCCGCCCCGGCAGCGGTCCCGCAGCCTCCCCAGGCGCCCCCGCAGATCCCCGCACAGCAGCCGTACGCCCCGCCGCAGCAGGAACCGGACCCGTACGCGTACCAGCAGCAGGACCAGTACGCCTACCAGCAGCAGTACGCCCAGCAGGACCCGTACGGCTACCAGCAGCAGGATCCGTACGGCTACCCGCAGCAGGGGTACGACCAGACCCAGCAGCAGGGATACGCGGAGCCGCAGCAGCAGCATCACCAGGCCCCCGGCGTCCTCGACGAGACCAGCCTCTTCGACACCGGCATGATCACGGCGGAGCAGCTGCGCCAGTACGAACAGGGCCGCTGA
- the coaD gene encoding pantetheine-phosphate adenylyltransferase, whose amino-acid sequence MRRAVCPGSFDPITNGHLDIIARASRLYDVVHVAVMINQSKKGLFTVDERIELIREVTADFGNVEVESFHGLLVDFCKQRDIPAIVKGLRAVSDFDYELQMAQMNNGLSGVETLFVPTNPTYSFLSSSLVKEVAAWGGDVAHLLPPVVHEALTERIGKK is encoded by the coding sequence TTGCGCCGCGCCGTCTGTCCGGGGTCGTTCGACCCCATCACCAACGGACACCTCGACATCATCGCCCGCGCCTCCAGGCTCTACGACGTGGTGCACGTCGCGGTGATGATCAATCAGTCGAAGAAGGGCCTGTTCACCGTCGACGAGCGGATCGAGCTGATCCGCGAGGTCACCGCCGACTTCGGGAACGTCGAGGTCGAGTCCTTCCACGGCCTTCTCGTCGACTTCTGCAAGCAGCGCGACATCCCGGCCATCGTCAAGGGCCTGCGGGCGGTCAGCGACTTCGACTACGAACTGCAGATGGCCCAGATGAACAACGGCCTCTCGGGCGTCGAGACCCTCTTCGTGCCCACCAACCCCACCTACAGCTTCCTCTCCTCCTCGCTGGTCAAGGAAGTGGCCGCCTGGGGCGGCGACGTCGCCCACCTGCTGCCGCCGGTGGTCCACGAGGCGCTGACCGAGCGCATCGGCAAGAAGTGA